A stretch of the Aminipila terrae genome encodes the following:
- a CDS encoding LytR/AlgR family response regulator transcription factor: MKIAVCDDEPLFRENIKNFLDKYYNSLDVGIYTFSNGQQLIEQIRKNEELFQIIFLDIEMPGTDGFESAKIIHDINKNIPIIFLTSHTELAMEGYEVNAFRFLSKPVDEDKLKKALNDIESFLENDEKIMVCDSGTEYVLYVRDIMYIQAENVYINLFTAKGSYLIRKKINEMETLLNKLIFFRSHRSYIVNMEFIESFDGKKIIMKDKKEIPISKKQQNEFKYRMMDYLRKNSK; the protein is encoded by the coding sequence TTGAAAATTGCAGTATGCGACGATGAGCCGTTATTTAGAGAAAACATAAAAAATTTTTTAGATAAATACTACAATAGTTTAGATGTAGGTATATACACTTTTTCTAATGGACAACAGCTAATTGAACAAATCAGAAAAAATGAAGAGTTATTTCAGATAATATTTCTAGATATTGAAATGCCAGGAACGGATGGATTTGAAAGTGCTAAAATAATACATGATATAAATAAGAACATACCAATTATTTTCCTTACTAGCCATACTGAGCTTGCTATGGAAGGTTATGAAGTAAATGCTTTTCGGTTTTTGTCCAAGCCGGTGGATGAAGATAAATTAAAAAAGGCTTTAAACGATATTGAATCTTTTTTAGAAAATGATGAGAAAATAATGGTTTGTGACAGTGGAACAGAATATGTGCTTTATGTCAGAGATATTATGTATATTCAGGCAGAAAATGTTTACATTAATCTTTTTACTGCTAAAGGTAGTTATCTAATCAGAAAGAAAATAAATGAAATGGAAACTTTACTGAATAAGCTGATTTTTTTTAGGTCACACCGCAGCTATATTGTAAATATGGAATTCATAGAATCCTTTGATGGTAAGAAAATTATTATGAAAGACAAAAAAGAGATTCCCATCAGTAAAAAACAGCAAAACGAATTTAAATATAGAATGATGGATTATTTAAGAAAGAATAGCAAATGA
- a CDS encoding CPBP family intramembrane glutamic endopeptidase yields MNSEVAVNFNGERSLKANVNRLCIGVLIYSLLMIMVTIAGVIVRMVVIEVRGKGGFSDAAFNEIESAMMTSGIEYIVAVSLGMLFLILFFRKLGLINKIGCSNKRMDVKNFVEILFVFMSVQCVFSISSMAGENVLNKLGFSMLGDLEAATGYSTTISMFLYASIIGPLSEELIFRGFVLRGLEKYGEKLAIVVSAVLFGAFHGNFIQGLFAFVVGLVLAYATMEYSMKWAMALHIINNCIFGDVLGYAFSHFSDSTQEIIWYIIQGIFLVGASVIIIRNRIDIKAYIRGNRCKGYRQVFSSFGMILFLSVMFMTAMLGIERI; encoded by the coding sequence ATGAATTCAGAAGTTGCAGTTAATTTTAATGGGGAAAGAAGTCTAAAAGCAAATGTAAATAGGTTGTGCATAGGAGTTTTAATTTACTCACTTCTTATGATTATGGTAACTATAGCAGGGGTAATAGTTAGAATGGTTGTTATTGAAGTGAGGGGAAAAGGGGGATTTAGCGATGCAGCATTTAATGAAATTGAATCCGCTATGATGACCTCAGGCATTGAATATATTGTTGCAGTAAGCTTGGGAATGCTGTTTTTAATCTTATTTTTTCGAAAGTTAGGATTGATAAATAAGATTGGTTGCAGTAATAAAAGAATGGATGTTAAAAATTTTGTGGAAATCCTATTTGTGTTTATGTCAGTCCAGTGTGTTTTCAGTATAAGCTCAATGGCTGGTGAAAATGTTTTAAATAAATTGGGTTTTTCCATGTTAGGCGATTTGGAAGCGGCAACGGGATACAGCACTACTATTTCGATGTTTTTATATGCTTCTATCATAGGTCCATTATCAGAGGAACTGATTTTCAGGGGCTTTGTACTTCGAGGTCTTGAAAAGTATGGTGAAAAGCTGGCTATTGTGGTTTCAGCTGTGTTATTTGGGGCATTTCATGGGAATTTTATTCAGGGGTTGTTTGCATTTGTAGTTGGTCTAGTTTTAGCTTATGCAACCATGGAATATTCCATGAAATGGGCAATGGCATTACATATCATTAACAATTGCATTTTTGGTGATGTTTTGGGGTATGCTTTTTCTCATTTTAGTGATTCTACACAAGAAATAATTTGGTATATCATACAGGGTATATTTTTAGTAGGCGCATCTGTGATTATAATAAGAAACCGTATAGATATCAAAGCGTATATAAGGGGAAATCGTTGTAAGGGTTACAGGCAGGTTTTTTCCTCTTTTGGAATGATCCTTTTCCTTTCAGTCATGTTTATGACAGCTATGTTGGGAATTGAAAGGATATAG
- a CDS encoding CPBP family intramembrane glutamic endopeptidase: MNMNALFDKIKISKIILIYICAIVFTFIILRISFFKNIYANDKFFAEIILNTLVLAWFIYVFYKEELFNNKKFIYEIKKINYKKIAHLYFLNIGMYIGLGLCFFVGDKSLIRVPSALYVIFGITLAPVVEELIFRGVILNRLKLKFSSISSVFVSAIIFGIVHMDLNILGRIIFGILCAIMYLQTKSIMNCMVFHALNNASLFILPIVSKYTHFTIKFEGQTETSVIILIIFICFAISILLDIIYIKNNLLRKN; encoded by the coding sequence ATGAATATGAATGCTCTATTTGATAAAATTAAAATAAGCAAGATAATTCTAATCTATATTTGTGCAATTGTTTTTACTTTTATAATTTTAAGAATATCTTTTTTTAAAAACATTTATGCAAACGATAAGTTTTTTGCTGAAATTATATTAAATACATTAGTTTTGGCTTGGTTTATATATGTATTTTATAAAGAGGAATTATTTAATAATAAGAAATTCATTTATGAGATAAAAAAGATTAATTACAAAAAAATAGCACATTTATATTTTTTAAATATTGGAATGTACATCGGGTTAGGATTATGTTTTTTTGTAGGAGACAAATCTTTAATAAGAGTTCCTTCTGCTTTATATGTAATTTTTGGAATAACATTAGCGCCAGTAGTTGAAGAATTAATATTTAGGGGTGTGATATTAAATCGCCTAAAATTAAAATTTAGCTCAATTTCATCAGTTTTTGTTTCAGCAATAATATTTGGAATAGTACATATGGATTTAAATATTTTAGGAAGAATAATCTTTGGTATCCTATGTGCAATAATGTATCTGCAGACAAAAAGTATTATGAACTGTATGGTTTTTCATGCATTAAATAATGCAAGTTTATTTATACTTCCTATTGTATCTAAATATACCCATTTTACAATAAAATTTGAAGGACAAACTGAAACTTCTGTAATAATACTAATAATATTTATATGTTTTGCTATATCAATTTTATTGGATATTATCTATATAAAGAATAATTTGCTAAGAAAAAATTAG
- the carB gene encoding carbamoyl-phosphate synthase (glutamine-hydrolyzing) large subunit — translation MPKKNYLKKVLIIGSGPIIIGQAAEFDYAGTQACKAIKEEGIKTILVNSNPATIMTDQGIADTVYMEPLTQEALQQILEKERPDGILAGFGGQTGLNLAMELEENGTLKKLGIELLGINKDSIKKAEDREEFRDLMLEIGEPIPKSIIATNLEECREFVKEAGYPVIIRPAFTLGGTGGGIANNDSELALYCQRGLENSAIDQILLEKSVAGWKEVEYEVMRDSKDNCIIICSMENLDPVGVHTGDSIVVAPTQTLRDEEYQMLRDSSLKIIRSLKIEGGCNVQFALNPDTSEYIVIEVNPRVSRSSALASKAAGYPIAKIAAKISLGYNLDELKNYVTQTTSACFEPTLDYCVVKFPKWPFDKFSNASRKLGTQMKATGEVMAICRTFESALLKAVTSLEVKCNGLRVPFVTKLENGRLIKKLEACDDERIFCVAEAMRRGYSVEEIFQKTKIDRWFLNKIKNIMDMEKILSTVELNAELLLEAEAMGFTDVEILGLTGTSREVLQDMRVYNDIYPVYKVVDTCGGEFDAVTPYYYSCYDGEDESKISDNKKILVIGSGPIRIGQGIEFDYCCVQGVWAIKDMGYEAILMNNNPETVSTDFDTSDKLYFESLHVDNVMNVIKKERPYGVVLQFGGQTSLNLAEQLHKRSIKLLGTSFKSIDLAEDREKFIELLQELGIPTPKGCAVTDEESAFKAVNELGYPVVVRPSYVIGGRAMQVVYSDEELQKYLREAVSLTSEHPVLIDKYIQGKEMEVDAIGDGENILIPGIMEHIERTGVHSGDSMTVYPPHTLQKSTIDTIIDYTERISKALNVLGLVNIQYAFDGKNVYVIEVNPRASRTVPILSKVTGVPMIKLAVSVMLGKKLKEFEYGTGLYKHVGKYAVKVPVFSGAKLTDVDVTLGPEMKSTGEVLGIDNDLDKAIYKGILAANVKIPVQGGAYFALRDTERTDHTLDVVKMYRDQGYKMYCSEWTYDYFEENGIDAVKLTFEKAKSMIGEEIELFINVPSIANRPEREDFILRRKAIERGLPVLTCMDTAEAFMTAVKLKAAGTKLDYCVLGSK, via the coding sequence GTGCCAAAAAAGAACTATCTGAAGAAAGTGCTGATCATCGGATCTGGACCGATTATCATAGGGCAGGCCGCTGAATTTGATTATGCAGGCACCCAGGCATGTAAAGCCATAAAAGAAGAAGGAATTAAAACCATTCTGGTAAACAGCAATCCAGCAACCATTATGACCGATCAGGGCATAGCCGATACAGTGTACATGGAACCTCTCACACAAGAAGCTTTACAGCAAATTCTGGAGAAAGAAAGACCGGACGGGATTCTGGCAGGATTTGGGGGGCAGACCGGATTAAACCTGGCTATGGAATTGGAAGAAAACGGAACCCTGAAGAAACTGGGAATAGAACTTCTGGGTATTAATAAAGACAGCATAAAAAAAGCAGAAGACAGAGAAGAATTCAGAGATTTAATGCTTGAAATCGGTGAACCGATTCCAAAGAGTATTATTGCTACAAATCTTGAAGAGTGTAGAGAGTTTGTCAAAGAAGCAGGGTATCCTGTTATAATCAGGCCGGCATTTACTCTTGGAGGAACCGGGGGTGGTATTGCAAACAATGACTCTGAACTGGCACTTTACTGTCAAAGAGGTCTTGAAAACAGCGCCATTGATCAGATTCTACTGGAAAAGTCAGTTGCAGGATGGAAAGAAGTCGAATATGAAGTAATGCGTGACTCTAAAGACAACTGTATCATTATCTGCAGTATGGAAAATCTGGATCCAGTTGGAGTGCACACAGGGGATAGCATTGTAGTTGCACCAACACAGACTTTAAGAGACGAAGAATATCAGATGCTCCGGGATTCATCCCTTAAGATTATCAGGAGCCTTAAGATTGAAGGGGGCTGTAACGTTCAGTTTGCTTTAAATCCTGATACAAGCGAGTACATCGTAATAGAAGTAAACCCAAGGGTAAGCCGTTCTTCAGCCCTTGCATCAAAAGCAGCAGGCTACCCGATTGCTAAAATTGCAGCGAAAATTTCTCTGGGATACAATCTGGACGAATTGAAAAACTATGTAACCCAGACTACAAGCGCATGCTTTGAGCCTACCCTGGACTATTGTGTTGTGAAATTCCCTAAGTGGCCTTTTGACAAGTTCAGTAATGCCTCAAGGAAACTGGGGACTCAAATGAAAGCAACAGGAGAAGTCATGGCTATATGCAGGACTTTTGAGAGTGCCTTATTAAAGGCGGTCACTTCCTTAGAAGTTAAATGTAACGGCCTTAGAGTACCATTTGTAACAAAATTAGAGAATGGCAGACTGATTAAAAAACTGGAAGCTTGTGATGATGAACGAATTTTCTGTGTGGCAGAAGCCATGAGAAGGGGATATAGCGTAGAGGAGATTTTCCAAAAGACTAAAATAGACAGATGGTTTCTTAATAAAATAAAAAATATCATGGATATGGAGAAAATCTTAAGTACAGTAGAACTTAATGCAGAACTGCTTTTAGAAGCAGAAGCTATGGGTTTCACAGATGTAGAAATACTGGGGCTTACAGGAACCTCAAGGGAAGTTTTGCAGGATATGCGAGTATATAATGACATCTATCCGGTATATAAGGTAGTAGATACCTGCGGAGGGGAATTCGATGCGGTTACTCCGTATTATTATTCCTGCTATGATGGAGAGGATGAAAGTAAAATTTCTGATAACAAGAAGATTCTGGTAATCGGTTCCGGACCTATTCGAATTGGACAGGGAATAGAGTTTGATTATTGCTGTGTTCAAGGGGTATGGGCCATAAAAGACATGGGTTATGAAGCCATTCTTATGAATAATAACCCTGAAACTGTCAGCACGGATTTCGATACTTCGGATAAGCTTTATTTTGAGTCCCTTCACGTAGATAATGTAATGAATGTTATAAAAAAGGAAAGACCTTACGGTGTAGTGCTCCAGTTTGGCGGGCAGACTTCTTTGAATCTGGCAGAGCAGCTGCACAAAAGAAGTATAAAATTACTGGGGACAAGCTTTAAATCTATTGATCTGGCAGAAGACAGAGAGAAATTTATTGAACTATTACAAGAGTTAGGTATACCTACACCAAAAGGCTGCGCGGTTACAGATGAAGAAAGCGCCTTTAAGGCTGTAAACGAGTTAGGCTATCCGGTGGTGGTAAGACCTTCTTATGTAATAGGTGGAAGAGCTATGCAGGTGGTATATAGTGATGAAGAACTTCAGAAATATTTAAGAGAAGCTGTTTCCCTTACTTCAGAGCATCCTGTGCTGATTGATAAGTATATCCAGGGTAAAGAAATGGAAGTAGATGCTATAGGGGATGGAGAAAATATTCTGATTCCAGGTATTATGGAGCATATTGAAAGAACCGGAGTTCATTCCGGTGATAGCATGACCGTGTATCCTCCACATACTTTACAGAAAAGCACAATAGATACCATCATTGATTATACAGAAAGGATTTCCAAAGCTTTAAATGTTCTTGGACTGGTAAATATACAATATGCTTTTGACGGGAAAAACGTATATGTAATTGAAGTGAACCCAAGAGCTTCCAGAACCGTGCCGATTTTAAGCAAAGTTACAGGGGTGCCTATGATTAAGCTGGCAGTTTCAGTAATGCTGGGAAAGAAGCTTAAAGAATTTGAATATGGAACAGGACTTTACAAACATGTAGGAAAATATGCGGTAAAAGTACCCGTTTTCTCTGGAGCTAAGTTAACGGATGTAGACGTAACTCTGGGACCTGAAATGAAATCAACAGGAGAGGTTTTAGGGATTGATAACGACCTGGATAAGGCAATTTATAAAGGTATACTGGCTGCCAACGTAAAGATTCCTGTACAAGGTGGGGCTTATTTTGCACTTCGTGATACGGAGAGAACCGATCATACCCTTGATGTAGTTAAAATGTATCGGGACCAAGGGTATAAAATGTACTGTTCTGAATGGACTTATGACTACTTTGAAGAAAATGGAATTGATGCTGTTAAATTAACCTTTGAAAAAGCTAAGAGCATGATTGGTGAGGAGATTGAGCTTTTCATTAATGTACCAAGTATTGCAAACAGGCCGGAAAGGGAAGATTTTATACTGAGAAGAAAGGCAATAGAAAGAGGCCTTCCTGTTCTTACCTGTATGGATACAGCAGAAGCATTTATGACTGCAGTTAAACTAAAGGCAGCAGGAACAAAGCTTGATTATTGTGTATTAGGATCAAAATAA
- the carA gene encoding glutamine-hydrolyzing carbamoyl-phosphate synthase small subunit, with amino-acid sequence MEALLYLEDGTVITGKGFGFRTTRVGELVFNTGMTGYQKTLTDPSYMGQIITMTYPLIGNYGISKIDNESDKIYAFGLVAKDICFEPSNSNCIMNIDEWLKEMKVPGIWKVDTRRITKKIRNEGTIKCVISNEGISIEEAQRLCKETPLKGDWMKEAAAKEKKVILPTGGSDIKKVAVLDFGVKKSILDGLSSRGCELHIFPYGTGAEEIMSIKPDGIFLTNGPGDPEAATEAIAITKEIMGTVPTFGICMGHQILALAAGGKTYKLKYGHRGANHGVYDKDTNRSYITSQNHGYAVDSNSIILKGMEVTHINLNDGTVEGMKHRDLPIFSVQYHPEASPGPNDNQYLFDKFINMMKGGVL; translated from the coding sequence ATGGAAGCGCTGTTATATTTGGAAGACGGAACAGTTATCACTGGAAAAGGTTTCGGATTCAGAACAACTAGGGTAGGCGAACTGGTTTTTAATACAGGAATGACCGGTTATCAGAAAACGCTTACAGATCCTTCGTATATGGGTCAAATAATTACAATGACGTATCCTCTTATTGGAAATTACGGAATTAGTAAAATTGATAATGAATCTGATAAGATTTATGCATTTGGGTTAGTAGCAAAAGACATATGTTTTGAACCATCAAACTCAAATTGTATTATGAATATTGATGAGTGGCTTAAGGAAATGAAGGTACCGGGTATCTGGAAAGTAGATACAAGAAGAATTACAAAGAAAATAAGAAACGAAGGTACAATAAAGTGCGTTATCAGTAATGAAGGAATTTCCATAGAAGAAGCCCAAAGGCTTTGTAAAGAGACACCGCTTAAGGGTGACTGGATGAAAGAAGCAGCTGCCAAGGAAAAGAAAGTCATTCTTCCAACAGGAGGAAGTGATATTAAAAAGGTAGCAGTATTAGACTTTGGGGTAAAAAAGAGTATTTTAGATGGGCTTAGCAGCAGGGGCTGTGAATTACATATATTCCCGTATGGTACAGGTGCTGAAGAAATCATGAGCATTAAACCGGATGGAATATTTTTGACAAATGGGCCGGGAGATCCGGAAGCGGCCACAGAGGCTATTGCAATTACAAAAGAAATCATGGGGACAGTTCCTACTTTTGGAATCTGTATGGGACATCAGATATTAGCTTTAGCGGCAGGTGGAAAAACATATAAATTAAAATATGGACACCGAGGCGCAAATCATGGTGTTTATGACAAGGACACCAATCGTTCTTACATCACATCTCAAAATCACGGTTATGCCGTAGATTCTAATAGTATTATTCTAAAGGGTATGGAAGTGACCCACATTAATCTAAATGATGGAACTGTTGAAGGCATGAAGCACAGGGATTTGCCAATATTCTCTGTTCAATACCATCCTGAAGCCTCACCGGGACCAAATGATAATCAGTATTTGTTCGATAAATTTATAAATATGATGAAAGGCGGTGTTTTATAG
- a CDS encoding calcium-translocating P-type ATPase, PMCA-type: protein MFYKMSATEVLKDLNSSKEGLDEKQVEENEKRYGKNQLAEEKKQGLLKVFLTQFKDLLVVILIAAAVISIFTGDLESTLVILGVIVLNAILGTVQHFKAEKSLNSLKKLASPLAKVIRCGKRRGIEAANIVVGDILVLEAGDVVPADGRIVECYSMQVNESSLTGEAESINKISEKISGDKTLADQDNMVFSGTQVTYGRGMAVVTSVGMNTELGKIAQLMNETKERKTPLQISLDAFGKKLSLIIMIICACILGLCIYRGMTVLDSLMFAVALAVAAIPEALSSIVTISLALGTSKMAKENAIMKNLKAVESLGCVSIICSDKTGTLTKNRMTVKNTYLADNGELSTNRLLLAAILCNDSSVTEGKVLGDPTETALIEYYMNTRKDYKQVLSAYPRLSELPFDSDRKLMSTLHNIDDTTVMMTKGAVDAMLHKSRFVYSNGAERAITEEDINQAQDQNHEYSKRGLRVLAFAQKNIEKQDINLNDEDNFTFIGLIAMQDPPREESKEAVSNCLTAGIMPVMITGDHKVTASAIAEEIGILRSGQRAITGMELDEISDERLDKEISEIAVYARVTPAHKIRIVDAWQNKGNIVAMTGDGVNDAPALKKADIGIAMGITGTDVSKDAASMILTDDNFATIVKSVANGRNIYTNIKNSIKFLLSGNTSGILAVVYTSLMALPIPFMAVHLLFINLITDSLPAIAISMEKPKADLLKEPPRRSDEPILTRRYLLEIGIQGVLIAAFTLAAYYQGLPIGAETASTMAFATLCFARLWHGFNSRGRQSIFKLGFLSNVYSLGAFALGTSLLFAVLTINPLQSLFQVTELSGNNIAYIVACAVAPTILIQGSRVIKELFKK, encoded by the coding sequence ATGTTCTATAAAATGAGTGCAACAGAAGTACTTAAAGATTTAAATTCTTCAAAGGAAGGGTTGGATGAGAAGCAGGTAGAAGAAAATGAGAAAAGATATGGAAAAAACCAACTGGCAGAAGAAAAAAAGCAGGGACTATTGAAAGTATTTCTCACTCAGTTCAAAGATCTGTTAGTGGTCATTCTAATTGCAGCAGCAGTCATCTCCATATTTACAGGTGATCTGGAAAGTACACTGGTAATATTGGGAGTCATTGTTCTTAATGCTATTTTAGGAACAGTACAGCATTTTAAAGCAGAAAAATCATTAAATAGTTTAAAAAAATTAGCCTCTCCTCTTGCTAAAGTCATACGGTGTGGTAAAAGACGTGGTATAGAAGCAGCAAATATTGTAGTAGGAGATATACTGGTGCTGGAAGCCGGGGATGTAGTGCCTGCTGATGGAAGAATTGTTGAATGCTATTCCATGCAGGTCAATGAGAGTTCTTTAACGGGAGAAGCAGAGAGTATAAATAAAATTTCTGAAAAAATATCTGGAGATAAAACCCTGGCAGACCAGGATAACATGGTATTCTCTGGTACACAGGTAACTTATGGAAGAGGTATGGCAGTTGTCACCAGTGTTGGTATGAATACTGAACTGGGAAAGATTGCACAGCTGATGAACGAAACCAAGGAGAGGAAAACCCCTCTGCAGATAAGCCTTGACGCTTTTGGCAAAAAACTTTCCTTAATCATTATGATTATCTGTGCATGCATATTAGGACTATGCATTTATAGGGGCATGACCGTCTTGGATTCACTGATGTTTGCAGTTGCATTGGCTGTAGCGGCCATTCCGGAAGCTCTCTCTTCCATTGTAACCATATCTCTTGCTTTAGGAACATCTAAGATGGCTAAAGAAAATGCTATCATGAAAAATCTCAAAGCAGTGGAAAGTCTGGGGTGTGTATCTATCATCTGTTCAGATAAAACAGGAACACTGACCAAAAACCGGATGACAGTGAAAAATACTTACCTGGCAGACAATGGAGAACTATCCACCAACCGATTGCTATTGGCAGCAATACTGTGCAATGACAGTTCTGTAACCGAGGGAAAGGTGCTGGGAGACCCCACTGAAACTGCTCTCATAGAATATTACATGAACACCAGGAAAGATTATAAGCAGGTATTATCAGCTTATCCAAGATTATCAGAACTCCCTTTTGATTCAGATAGAAAGCTCATGAGCACTTTGCACAACATAGATGATACTACTGTTATGATGACAAAAGGTGCAGTAGATGCCATGCTGCATAAATCAAGATTTGTATATAGTAATGGGGCAGAAAGAGCTATTACAGAAGAAGATATTAATCAGGCGCAGGATCAAAACCATGAATATTCTAAGAGGGGACTTAGGGTTTTAGCTTTTGCCCAGAAAAATATTGAAAAACAAGATATCAATTTAAATGATGAAGATAACTTTACATTTATCGGATTGATTGCCATGCAGGACCCCCCAAGGGAAGAATCCAAAGAAGCAGTATCAAACTGTCTTACAGCTGGCATCATGCCTGTTATGATAACGGGTGATCATAAGGTGACAGCTTCAGCCATTGCAGAAGAAATCGGCATCCTGAGATCTGGGCAGAGAGCTATAACTGGAATGGAACTGGACGAAATCTCCGATGAAAGATTAGATAAGGAAATTTCAGAAATTGCCGTTTATGCCAGAGTTACGCCAGCTCACAAAATCAGGATTGTTGATGCATGGCAAAACAAGGGAAATATTGTGGCAATGACGGGAGACGGTGTAAATGATGCTCCCGCCCTGAAAAAAGCGGATATTGGTATTGCCATGGGAATCACAGGTACGGATGTATCAAAAGATGCAGCTTCAATGATTCTGACCGATGATAATTTCGCAACGATTGTAAAGTCTGTAGCAAACGGAAGAAATATCTATACAAATATAAAGAACTCTATTAAATTTTTGCTATCTGGGAATACATCCGGAATACTGGCGGTGGTTTATACTTCTTTAATGGCTCTGCCAATTCCATTTATGGCGGTACATCTTCTGTTTATAAATTTAATAACTGACAGTCTTCCCGCTATTGCCATCAGCATGGAAAAACCAAAAGCAGATTTGCTTAAAGAGCCTCCAAGAAGAAGCGATGAACCTATATTGACCAGAAGGTATCTGCTGGAGATTGGAATACAGGGGGTATTAATCGCTGCGTTTACTCTGGCGGCATACTATCAGGGATTGCCAATAGGAGCAGAAACGGCTTCAACAATGGCCTTTGCAACTCTTTGCTTTGCAAGATTATGGCATGGGTTTAATTCACGAGGCAGACAATCCATATTTAAACTTGGATTTTTAAGTAATGTTTACAGTCTGGGGGCCTTTGCTTTAGGAACATCGCTGCTGTTTGCAGTTCTTACTATAAATCCATTACAAAGCTTGTTTCAGGTTACTGAGCTATCGGGAAATAACATAGCTTATATTGTTGCCTGCGCAGTTGCTCCAACAATACTGATACAAGGCAGCAGAGTAATAAAAGAGTTATTTAAAAAGTAA
- a CDS encoding sensor histidine kinase, with protein MMNIIYMTISQMVVLLVLLFVVKYIFMEIKFSNNRAQKIYFTAGIVLMLVAAILDNQFEFISVLITIFLFEVAVFTTRKKKRIRGLLLIIPVLGIVISYIMLPIALLYLFIGSMNDIIFKFQYTMKLLDIFCWGIILLFYIRGKKCRKELKNTIEKYHLDKWETRVLSTIGVFLFLLSILISSADELNIPVDYSKVLVFVSATVVLLLNIAIIGLVFQRYAKYQYQNTAELNEYYLNLQLEHFKIYQETQRETRRIRHDMKNHTGLMNQLAQTGSYKELKEYLLKLNDQVEHIDQELHLGNEIVDAIVNEKSVQAGKLGITIVTEGVLPDCFKIEPIDLCTIFANAIDNGVEELHKINIQEKKLEIHIVNHNSMNMISFQNITKQQSKTQINTWKQDKLNHGFGIENIRRAVEKYNGYIEYGVHERENNFYFRLDVILF; from the coding sequence ATGATGAATATTATATATATGACTATTTCACAAATGGTAGTTCTTCTTGTATTATTGTTTGTTGTAAAATACATTTTTATGGAAATCAAGTTTAGTAATAACAGAGCACAAAAAATCTATTTCACAGCAGGTATTGTGTTAATGCTTGTAGCTGCAATACTAGATAATCAATTTGAATTTATTAGTGTTCTGATAACCATATTCTTATTTGAAGTTGCAGTGTTTACAACTCGAAAAAAAAAGAGAATACGGGGATTACTTCTTATTATTCCGGTTTTAGGAATTGTAATTAGTTATATTATGTTACCCATAGCATTACTTTATTTGTTTATTGGATCTATGAACGATATCATTTTTAAATTTCAGTATACGATGAAGCTTTTAGATATCTTTTGCTGGGGTATTATCCTTCTATTTTATATTCGAGGGAAAAAGTGTAGAAAAGAATTAAAAAATACTATTGAAAAATATCACTTGGATAAATGGGAGACAAGAGTACTAAGTACTATAGGAGTTTTTTTATTCCTGCTTTCTATATTGATTTCTTCTGCAGATGAATTAAATATACCTGTAGATTACTCTAAAGTACTAGTTTTTGTAAGTGCTACAGTTGTTTTATTGTTGAATATCGCAATAATTGGGTTGGTATTTCAAAGATATGCAAAGTATCAATATCAAAATACAGCAGAGTTAAATGAATATTATCTGAATTTACAATTGGAACATTTTAAAATTTATCAGGAAACACAGAGAGAAACCCGAAGAATACGACATGATATGAAGAATCATACGGGACTGATGAATCAGCTGGCGCAAACAGGAAGTTATAAAGAGCTTAAAGAGTATTTGCTTAAATTAAATGATCAAGTGGAACATATTGATCAAGAATTACATCTTGGAAATGAAATTGTAGATGCGATAGTTAATGAAAAATCTGTGCAGGCAGGGAAATTAGGCATTACGATTGTAACCGAGGGAGTATTACCAGATTGTTTCAAGATTGAACCCATAGATTTGTGTACAATATTTGCTAATGCCATTGATAATGGGGTAGAAGAGTTGCACAAAATCAATATACAAGAAAAGAAATTGGAGATTCATATAGTAAACCATAATTCCATGAATATGATATCTTTTCAAAATATAACGAAACAACAAAGTAAAACGCAGATTAATACATGGAAACAAGATAAATTAAATCATGGGTTTGGAATAGAAAATATACGCAGAGCTGTAGAAAAATATAATGGATATATAGAATATGGAGTGCATGAGCGAGAGAACAATTTTTATTTTAGATTAGATGTAATTTTGTTTTAA